ATCCGTACGTACGGTGGTGTGAGAGGACGGAGGGGCGAACCCTCCTCCTACTCGATTATGGAATAAGAACTTTCTATTTTGCTACTTTTTCTAAATTACCATTCTTGTCCATGCGGAATGTAGGTGTTTCACGATCTTCAGGATCTTCATCTAGTAAGGCCATGCGCCTAGCACGATTCATAATACCAATAATGGATTGATAGTCTTCTTCAATGACTTTATGTTCGTGCTCAAGCTTTGCTAAAGTTTTTTCTAAGTCATTTACTTTTTGACGTAATTCATTATTTTCTAATTTTAGAGCTTCATTTTCTTGAGCGAGAAGCCGATCCTTTTGTCCTTGTCCATTCATGCCTTGTAAGAAGTCAATGACATCTTGTAACGTCATCTCGCTTTCTACTTTTACATCACGTTGCGGTTGAGCATCACGAGAGAAAGAGTTTGGTACAAATGAATCAAATGTTGGTTGTTGTTCCTTTTTCTGAGGGACATACGTACTAGGCTTTAACTCATTTGCTTGTTGGCGCTTACGCTCTTTACGATGTTTCTTTGCTAGTTTGATTGCATCATTATACTTATTCCGCACGACCGCATTCCATCGGAAGCCACAAGCAGCTGACGTTCTATTTAACGCGTCGCCAACTTCATCAAAAGCAGTTAATTGCGTACTTCCTTCACGGATATGACGAAGAACAGTTTCAGCTAATAGAAGATCGTCTTCTTCAGACCATGCATCTTGTCTAACTTTCATCTTCATTACAGTCCTTTCTTATCGTAGACTTTTAGTGTCATATGAATTTTAATTACTACTAAGATGGACATAGATGAAAGATTTTATACTAGATAATGTCAAAAAATGTGGGAAAATTAGCTATTGTATCTGTTTGTCACTTCGCTTTCATAGGCTTATTTTCACGAGTTAGTGTACGAAATTAACTTCGCATGGATGTCTCCCCTGAAAATATTATAATAATGATTTATTCGCTTCTGTCCACTCGCTTTCACCTCAAGGGACAAGTGCGACATCCGTTCATTCTTCACTTCGTTAGAATTCACGGTGTCTTCTTTGCCGTGGGCAATGCCTCAGCTAAACATGACTATCGTCATGTTGGATCTTCGTCTATTTTTCCCACAGGAGTCTCATGGACTCCACTCATTTAACTTATCAATACTTATTTTCATGTGTCATCGTGCGAAAGTCATTTCCCATGAAAACCTTTTTCTGTTTCTTTCGTGATTTTTGTCATCAATTACCAGAAAA
The Bacillus shivajii DNA segment above includes these coding regions:
- a CDS encoding RsfA family transcriptional regulator — its product is MKVRQDAWSEEDDLLLAETVLRHIREGSTQLTAFDEVGDALNRTSAACGFRWNAVVRNKYNDAIKLAKKHRKERKRQQANELKPSTYVPQKKEQQPTFDSFVPNSFSRDAQPQRDVKVESEMTLQDVIDFLQGMNGQGQKDRLLAQENEALKLENNELRQKVNDLEKTLAKLEHEHKVIEEDYQSIIGIMNRARRMALLDEDPEDRETPTFRMDKNGNLEKVAK